A section of the Gemmatimonadaceae bacterium genome encodes:
- a CDS encoding ADP-ribosylglycohydrolase family protein translates to MVREWTAHVGVNAHRLESAHPIPSLAAISHARWEHIRPRADVTLAQRDRVRGALIGLAVGDAVGTTVEFRSPGTFEPVTDMIGGGPFHLSPGQWTDDTSMALCLAHSLIERRTFDARDQMQRYVNWRDNGYLSSTDRCFDIGSTVSQSLRRFERDDDPFAGVTRGRTAGNGSLMRLAPIAMYYFDQYQVLQMAADSSRTTHGARVAIDCCRYLAGLIVGAIRGITKDLLLAPDFEPFPGCWDIEPLHPAVQMVVFGSYKRKKPPEIRGRGYAVDALEAALWAFYRSDNYREGCLLAVNLGDDADTTAAIYGQLAGAFYGERGIPAEWRSRLARKDLLDRTAEALFQLAFDRVPSLGTLTEHAHAQRAELLSAEAGDAHQALAKFLAAERAAKEEMGVFEYYMSGPSYGQALHDEVRLQLRIEAGLALQA, encoded by the coding sequence ATGGGAGCACATCCGACCGAGGGCGGACGTCACGCTCGCGCAACGCGATCGTGTGCGTGGCGCGCTCATCGGCCTCGCGGTCGGCGATGCCGTCGGAACTACCGTCGAGTTCCGCTCGCCAGGCACCTTTGAACCTGTCACCGACATGATTGGCGGCGGCCCGTTCCATCTCTCGCCTGGGCAGTGGACCGATGACACGTCCATGGCGCTGTGCCTCGCACACAGCCTGATCGAGCGTCGAACATTCGATGCGCGCGATCAAATGCAGCGATACGTCAACTGGCGAGACAACGGCTACCTGTCGAGCACAGATCGATGCTTCGACATCGGGAGCACAGTAAGTCAGTCGCTCCGCAGATTCGAGCGTGACGATGATCCATTCGCCGGAGTCACTCGAGGACGAACGGCCGGCAACGGCTCGCTGATGCGACTCGCGCCGATCGCCATGTATTACTTCGACCAATACCAAGTGCTGCAGATGGCAGCCGACAGTTCACGCACTACGCATGGCGCCCGCGTGGCCATTGACTGTTGCCGGTACCTCGCGGGGCTTATCGTCGGTGCCATTCGGGGCATCACCAAAGACCTGCTCCTCGCGCCGGACTTCGAGCCCTTTCCGGGTTGCTGGGACATCGAGCCGCTGCACCCCGCTGTCCAGATGGTCGTCTTCGGTTCGTACAAGAGAAAGAAACCACCGGAGATTCGCGGACGCGGGTACGCGGTCGACGCGCTCGAAGCGGCCCTATGGGCGTTCTATCGGAGCGACAACTACCGCGAAGGCTGCCTGCTCGCCGTAAACCTCGGCGATGATGCCGACACAACCGCGGCGATCTACGGTCAACTAGCCGGCGCCTTCTACGGTGAGCGCGGTATTCCTGCGGAGTGGCGATCGCGCCTGGCGCGCAAGGATCTGCTTGACCGCACTGCCGAAGCGTTGTTTCAGTTGGCGTTCGATCGCGTCCCGTCTCTTGGAACACTGACGGAGCACGCGCATGCACAGCGGGCGGAGCTCCTCTCCGCCGAAGCGGGCGATGCCCATCAGGCTCTGGCGAAGTTTCTCGCCGCCGAGAGGGCGGCGAAGGAAGAGATGGGCGTCTTCGAATACTACATGAGTGGCCCGTCATACGGTCAGGCGCTGCATGATGAGGTGCGCCTGCAGCTGCGAATCGAGGCGGGGCTAGCGCTGCAGGCGTAG